One window of the Eucalyptus grandis isolate ANBG69807.140 chromosome 8, ASM1654582v1, whole genome shotgun sequence genome contains the following:
- the LOC104414842 gene encoding uncharacterized protein LOC104414842 → MGKKEHKDNARVEAVLQQLRKQAPLTVKQEKFCNKACVERFLKAKGDSVKKAVKHLRACLSWRDSIGIEHLIADEFSAELAEGVAYVAGHDEESRPVLLFRIKQDYQKFHSQKLFTRLLVFTLEVAIGTMPKNVEQFVLLFDASFFRSASAFMNMLLASLKIVGEYYPGRLYKSFVIDPPSLFSYLWKGVRPFVELSAATIMVSSLDFEESLDFHDFSAYPRASSLRFDPESIKSAAKVGPCSSSRFSFTVAHHFDSLKPWYLTLTDTSTSKVGPTSPSPLGPALISPLNARSFSFASPTARTPHGSVIGPRKSLFPSTPLPQRTTEQVKIAQPRTPRPSFLQSPAMFFHRKECHVSRAEKSRESFVPFLKFYRRPYDEMIYRSKMKPPLGGLISIVSPHLKRRHMSVSQRF, encoded by the exons ATGGGCAAGAAAGAGCACAAAGACAACGCGAGAGTCGAAGCTGTTCTTCAACAGCTTCGGAAGCAAGCCCCACTCACTGTCAaacag GAGAAGTTCTGCAACAAAGCTTGCGTGGAGAGGTTCTTAAAGGCGAAGGGTGACAGTGTGAAGAAGGCGGTGAAGCACTTGAGAGCCTGTCTCTCTTGGAGAGATAGCATAGGCATTG AGCACTTGATAGCCGACGAGTTCTCAGCTGAACTTGCGGAGGGCGTCGCCTATGTGGCTGGCCACGATGAAGAATCCCGACCAGTCCtg CTTTTTCGGATCAAGCAGGATTATCAGAAGTTCCACTCTCAGAAACT ATTCACCCGGCTGCTGGTGTTTACCCTAGAAGTCGCCATCGGAACCATGCCCAAGAACGTGGAGCAGTTCGTCCTCCTTTTCGATGCAA GCTTTTTCAGATCGGCATCAGCTTTTATGAACATGTTGCTGGCGTCGCTGAAAATAGTGGGGGAGTACTATCCGGGTCGGCTTTACAAGTCCTTTGTGATCgaccctccttctctcttctcttacCTATGGAAg GGAGTTCGTCCGTTTGTCGAGCTATCAGCTGCGACGATCATGGTGTCGTCCCTGGACTTTGAGGAATCCCTGGACTTCCACGACTTCTCGGCCTACCCGCGTGCCTCGTCCCTCCGGTTCGACCCGGAGTCGATCAAGTCGGCGGCCAAGGTCGGGCCGTGCTCGTCCTCCCGCTTCTCCTTCACCGTGGCCCACCACTTCGACTCGCTCAAGCCGTGGTACCTCACGCTGACCGACACGTCGACATCCAAGGTCGGACCCACGAGCCCGTCCCCGCTAGGGCCGGCCCTGATATCCCCGCTGAACGCCCGGTCCTTCTCCTTTGCGTCCCCGACCGCCAGGACGCCGCATGGCAGCGTCATTGGCCCGAGGAAGTCGCTCTTCCCGTCGACCCCGCTGCCCCAGAGGACGACCGAGCAGGTCAAGATCGCGCAGCCCCGGACCCCGCGCCCCTCATTCCTCCAGTCCCCAGCCATGTTCTTCCACCGCAAGGAGTGCCACGTGAGCCGGGCGGAGAAGTCGCGCGAGTCCTTCGTGCCCTTCCTCAAGTTCTACCGCAGGCCATACGACGAGATGATCTACCGGTCGAAGATGAAGCCCCCGTTGGGCGGCCTGATCTCGATCGTCTCACCCCACCTCAAGCGCCGCCACATGTCGGTATCGCAACGGTTctag